From Sphaerochaeta sp., a single genomic window includes:
- a CDS encoding DNA-deoxyinosine glycosylase yields MTDGFPPIADVDARVLILGTGPSLESLRRKEYYGNRMNGFWPIMASLWNEQPSTYADKQRLLLVHHIALWDVLSRFDRVGSLDSGYRKVEPNDLVPFISRHPLLKAVCFTGKTAEAFYHRLVGYYPEGIAFHALPSPSSANTMPREEKRAIYADVLSRYLEGIRKG; encoded by the coding sequence ATGACCGATGGGTTTCCTCCGATCGCTGATGTCGATGCCCGTGTCCTGATCCTTGGGACGGGGCCTTCGTTGGAGTCGCTTCGGAGGAAGGAATACTACGGAAACCGGATGAACGGGTTCTGGCCCATCATGGCTTCGTTGTGGAACGAACAGCCTTCGACCTATGCGGACAAGCAACGGTTGCTGCTTGTCCATCATATCGCCCTGTGGGACGTCCTTTCCCGGTTCGACCGGGTAGGATCGTTGGATAGCGGGTATCGGAAGGTCGAGCCCAATGACTTGGTTCCGTTCATTTCCCGCCATCCGTTGCTCAAGGCGGTCTGTTTCACCGGGAAAACGGCAGAGGCGTTCTACCACCGGTTGGTCGGATACTATCCCGAGGGTATCGCGTTCCACGCCCTTCCTTCCCCCAGCAGCGCCAATACGATGCCACGGGAAGAGAAGCGCGCCATCTACGCAGATGTTCTCTCCCGTTACCTGGAGGGAATCCGGAAGGGGTGA